Proteins co-encoded in one Brassica rapa cultivar Chiifu-401-42 chromosome A02, CAAS_Brap_v3.01, whole genome shotgun sequence genomic window:
- the LOC103853466 gene encoding uncharacterized protein LOC103853466 produces the protein MLVCEVGNGRSASFWHDNWTSLGPLIDITGPRGPAVTGLSENEVVAGAISNGAWWISRSRSRNRFISLLRECLPEVAPILSSEVDDIYLWKPGNNAASSSFSTANTWEALRTQGETVFWHRQVWFQGRIPKHAFITWVTARDRLGTRDRMRRWGLQVPAGCILCNAADESRQHLFFDCCFSAEVWSFFCARLSITPFVIFEDGLRWLSNPSSDEFLKLIIKLVYQAAIYSIWKERNARVHNQSFRPARILIAEIKQVVLARLDPLSRAHNSRRTDTTLLGTWFGRF, from the coding sequence ATGCTAGTGTGTGAGGTTGGTAACGGTAGAAGTGCAAGTTTCTGGCACGACAATTGGACATCTCTAGGTCCACTGATTGATATCACAGGACCGAGAGGACCAGCGGTTACGGGATTATCTGAGAATGAAGTTGTGGCGGGGGCAATTAGTAATGGGGCCTGGTGGATTAGTAGAAGCCGTAGCAGGAACAGGTTCATATCATTGTTGAGGGAATGTCTTCCGGAAGTGGCTCCTATTTTATCGTCAGAGGTGGACGATATTTATTTGTGGAAACCGGGAAATAATGCAGCGTCGAGTTCTTTTTCAACAGCTAATACATGGGAAGCCCTTCGAACGCAAGGAGAGACAGTGTTTTGGCACAGACAAGTGTGGTTCCAAGGGAGAATTCCAAAGCATGCTTTCATTACTTGGGTGACGGCTAGAGACAGATTGGGCACTCGGGACAGAATGAGAAGGTGGGGGCTTCAGGTACCTGCGGGTTGCATCCTTTGTAACGCTGCGGATGAGTCAAGGCAACACCTGTTTTTTGACTGCTGCTTCAGTGCAGAGGTGTGGTCGTTCTTCTGCGCTAGGCTCTCAATTACTCCTTTTGTGATATTTGAGGATGGGTTAAGATGGTTGAGTAACCCTTCCTCGGATGAGTTTTTGAAGTTGATCATCAAGCTTGTATATCAAGCAGCGATATATAGTATTTGGAAAGAAAGAAATGCTAGAGTGCATAACCAAAGTTTCAGACCAGCTCGGATTTTGATTGCTGAGATCAAGCAAGTAGTTCTAGCGCGTTTGGACCCCTTGTCAAGAGCTCATAACTCTCGCAGAACAGATACAACTTTGCTTGGGACTTGGTTTGGTAGATTTTGA
- the LOC103853294 gene encoding tocopherol O-methyltransferase, chloroplastic isoform X1, whose protein sequence is MKATLAPPSSLISLPRHKVSSLRSPSLLLQSQRRSSALMTTTASRGSVAVTAAATSSAEALREGIAEFYNETSGLWEEIWGDHMHHGFYDPDSSVQLSDSGHREAQIRMIEESLRFAGVTEEEKKIKRVVDVGCGIGGSSRYIASKFGAECIGITLSPVQAKRANDLATAQSLSHKVSFQVADALDQPFEDGISDLVWSMESGEHMPDKAKFVKELVRVTAPGGRIIIVTWCHRNLSQGEESLQPWEQNLLDRICKTFYLPAWCSTTDYVELLQSLSLQDIKYADWSENVAPFWPAVIRTALTWKGLVSLLRSGMKSIKGALTMPLMIEGYKKGVIKFGIITCQKPL, encoded by the exons ATGAAAGCGACACTCGCACCACCCTCCTCTCTCATAAGCCTCCCCAGGCACAAAGTATCTTCCCTCCGTTCACCGTCGCTTCTCCTTCAGTCCCAACGGCGATCCTCAGCCTTAATGACGACGACGGCATCACGTGGAAGCGTGGCTGTGACGGCTGCTGCTACCTCCTCCGCTGAGGCGCTGCGAGAAGGAATAGCGGAATTCTACAACGAGACGTCGGGATTATGGGAGGAGATTTGGGGAGATCATATGCATCACGGCTTCTACGATCCCGATTCCTCTGTTCAACTTTCAGATTCCGGTCACCGGGAAGCTCAGATCCGGATGATTGAAGAGTCTCTACGTTTCGCCGGCGTTACTG aagaggAGAAAAAGATAAAGAGAGTGGTGGATGTTGGGTGTGGGATCGGAGGAAGCTCAAGGTATATTGCCTCTAAATTTGGTGCCGAATGCATTGGCATCACACTCAGTCCCGTTCAAGCCAAGAGAGCAAATGATCTCGCCACCGCTCAATCACTCTCTCATAAG GTTTCCTTCCAAGTTGCAGATGCATTGGACCAACCATTTGAAGATGGTATATCCGATCTTGTTTGGTCAATGGAAAGCGGTGAGCATATGCCTGACAAGGCCAAG TTCGTGAAGGAATTGGTACGTGTGACGGCTCCAGGAGGAAGGATAATAATAGTGACATGGTGCCACAGAAATCTATCTCAAGGGGAAGAATCTTTGCAGCCATGGGAGCAGAACCTCTTGGACAGAATCTGCAAAACATTTTATCTCCCGGCCTGGTGCTCCACCACTGATTATGTCGAGTTGCTTCAATCCCTCTCGCTCCAG GATATTAAGTATGCAGATTGGTCAGAGAACGTAGCTCCTTTCTGGCCGGCGGTTATACGAACCGCATTAACGTGGAAGGGCCTTGTGTCTCTGCTTCGTAGTG GTATGAAGAGTATAAAAGGAGCATTGACAATGCCATTGATGATTGAAGGCTACAAGAAAGGTGTCATTAAGTTTGGCATCATCACTTGCCAGAAGCCTCTCTAA
- the LOC103853303 gene encoding uncharacterized protein LOC103853303 — protein sequence MSFRTRASSWTRLLLRRNPRSSLSRHISPLDASGPAFPIRTTPWISSQTHRFSSAATMSPAEADRVVRDLLAEVEKEKQREREERQRQGLDCKDIDDEDEEDYLGIEPFIEKLKKQNLKDDGELNRREESSDSDSELDEVDWDEERKKEDMFNKKFQRHKELLQTLTKSETLDEAYKWMTKLDKFEEKHFKLAPEYRVIGELMNRLKVAEGKDKFILQQKINRAMRLVEWKEAFDPNNPANYGVIERDNVQGGGEEKEERLVADGAKDDNDDDEEEFDDMKERDDILLEKLNAIDKKLESKLSELDHTFGKKGKRLEEEIRDLAEERNALTEKKRQPLYRKGYDVHVIDVKKVAKVTKGGRVERYTALMVCGNYEGVIGYAKAKAETGQSAMQKAYEKCFQNLHYIERHEEHTIAHAIQTSYKKTKLYLWPAPTTTGMKAGRVVKTMLLLAGFKNIKSKVIGSRNSYNTVKAVLKALNAVETPKDVQEKFGRTVVEKYLL from the exons ATGTCCTTCCGAACCCGCGCCTCTTCCTGGACCCGTCTTCTCCTCCGCCGTAACCCTAGATCCTCTCTCTCCCGTCACATCTCCCCTCTCGATGCCTCAGGACCCGCATTTCCCATACGAACAACGCCATGGATCTCGTCGCAGACCCACCGTTTCTCCTCCGCCGCCACAATGTCCCCGGCGGAAGCGGACAGAGTAGTGCGCGATCTTCTAGCGGAGGTGGAGAAGGAGAAGCAGCGTGAGAGAGAGGAGAGGCAGAGACAAGGCCTGGACTGCAAAGACATCGACGACGAAGACGAGGAAGATTACCTCGGGATCGAGCCGTTTATAGAGAAGCTCAAGAAGCAGAACTTGAAAGACGACGGTGAGCTGAACCGGCGCGAGGAATCGTCGGATTCGGATAGCGAGCTTGACGAAGTCGATTGGGACGAAGAAAGGAAGAAAGAAGACATGTTCAACAAGAAGTTCCAGAGGCATAAAGAGCTTCTCCAGACCCTCACCAAGTCGGAGACACTCGATGAGGCTTACAAGTGGATGACCAAACTCGACAAGTTTGAGGAGAAACATTTCAAACTTGCACCTGAGTACAGAGTCATCGGCGAGCTGATGAATCGGTTGAAGGTAGCTGAAGGGAAAGACAAGTTCATTCTCCAGCAGAAGATTAACAGAGCGATGAGGTTGGTTGAGTGGAAGGAGGCCTTTGACCCAAACAACCCAGCAAATTATGGGGTCATCGAGCGTGACAATGTTCAAGGTGGTggagaagagaaggaagagCGTCTTGTAGCAGATGGCGCCAAGGacgataatgatgatgatgaagaggagTTTGATGACATGAAAGAAAGGGATGATATTCTGCTGGAGAAGCTCAATGCCATCGACAAGAAACTTGAAAGTAAGCTTTCTGAGCTTGATCATACATTCGGGAAGAAGGGGAAGCGGTTGGAAGAGGAGATTAGAGATTTGGCTGAGGAGAGAAATGCTTTGACTGAGAAGAAAAGACAACCTTTATACAGAAAG GGATACGATGTACATGTAATTGATGTTAAAAAAGTTGCTAAGGTCACAAAG GGTGGCAGGGTTGAAAGGTACACTGCGTTGATGGTATGCGGGAACTACGAAGGTGTCATCGGGTATGCTAAAGCAAAAGCTGAAACCGGCCAGTCTGCAATGCAGAAG GCATATGAGAAATGCTTTCAGAACCTGCATTACATAGAACGTCATGAGGAGCACACCATTGCACACGCAATACAGACTTCTTACAAGAAAACTAAG TTATATTTATGGCCTGCACCAACAACTACGGGAATGAAAGCTGGGAGAGTTGTGAAAACAATGTTGCTCCTAGCGGGGTTCAAGAACATCAAGTCTAAG GTGATTGGTTCAAGGAATTCATACAACACAGTTAAAGCAGTTTTGAAGGCGTTGAATGCG GTGGAAACGCCAAAGGATGTTCAAGAGAAGTTTGGCCGGACAGTTGTCGAGAAATATCTACTGTGA
- the LOC103853300 gene encoding cytochrome P450 89A2 gives MEIWLLLIVVSLSVSLLLHLLLHRLRNSSSLPLPPDPNFFPFIGTIWWLRQGLGGLNTYLRSVHHRLGPIITLRITSRPAIFVADRSLAHQALVLNGAVFADRPPAAPISKIVSSNQHNISSGSYGATWRLLRRNLTSEILHPSRVRSYSHARRWVLDILFDRFRRHGSEGEAIVVVDHLHYAMFALLVLMCFGDKLDEKQIKEVEFVQRRQLLSFSRFNILNLWPTLTRLMFRSRWEEFHQMRREQGDVLLPLIRARRKIVEERMKNNKDYVQSYVDTLLDLELPEEKRKLNEEEIVSLCSEFLNGGTDTTATALQWIMANLVKKPEIQERLYEEIKSVVAGEEGKEIEEEEAHKMPYLKAVVLEGLRRHPPGHFVLPHSVTEDTVLGGYKVPKRGTVNFMVAEIGRDPAVWDDPMEFKPERFIGEEEPVDITGSRGIKMMPFGAGRRICPGIGLAMLHLEYYVANMVKEFEWKEVKGYEVDLTEKLEFTVVMKHPLKARAVPRRS, from the coding sequence ATGGAGATATGGTTACTACTCATCGTGGTTTCTCTGAGCGtatctcttcttctccatctcctCCTCCATCGCCTACGTAACTCATCCTCTCTTCCGCTACCTCCTGACCCCAACTTCTTCCCCTTTATCGGAACCATCTGGTGGCTCCGACAAGGCTTAGGTGGTCTCAACACCTACCTCCGCTCCGTCCACCACCGTCTCGGCCCAATCATCACCCTCCGCATCACTTCCCGTCCCGCCATATTCGTCGCCGATCGCTCCCTCGCTCACCAAGCTCTCGTGTTAAACGGCGCCGTTTTCGCGGATCGTCCACCCGCGGCTCCCATCAGCAAAATCGTGTCCAGCAACCAGCACAACATCAGCTCCGGGTCTTACGGGGCCACGTGGCGTCTTCTTAGAAGAAACCTGACTTCCGAGATTCTCCACCCTTCCCGCGTGAGGTCTTACTCCCACGCTCGCCGCTGGGTTCTCGATATCCTCTTCGATCGGTTTCGCAGGCATGGGAGCGAAGGAGAAGCCATCGTTGTCGTCGATCATCTTCACTACGCGATGTTCGCGCTTCTGGTTCTTATGTGTTTTGGAGATAAGCTTGACGAGAAGCAGATCAAAGAGGTGGAGTTTGTTCAGAGGAGACAGCTTCTTAGCTTTTCGAGGTTTAATATCCTTAACCTCTGGCCTACGCTAACCAGATTGATGTTCCGAAGTCGATGGGAAGAGTTTCACCAGATGAGGAGAGAGCAAGGAGATGTTCTGCTTCCTCTGATTCGTGCTCGTAGAAAGATCGTTGAAGAGAGGATGAAGAATAACAAAGACTACGTGCAATCGTATGTCGACACTCTGCTGGATCTTGAGCTTCCGGAAGAGAAGAGAAAGCTAAATGAAGAAGAGATCGTGAGCTTATGCTCCGAGTTTCTCAACGGTGGGACCGACACGACAGCTACGGCGTTGCAGTGGATCATGGCGAATTTGGTGAAAAAGCCGGAAATTCAAGAGAGACTATACGAGGAGATCAAAAGCGTGGTTGCGGGAGAAGAAGGGAAGGAGATTGAGGAAGAAGAGGCACACAAGATGCCCTACCTCAAGGCCGTGGTGTTGGAGGGTCTCCGGAGGCATCCTCCAGGACATTTCGTGCTACCCCACAGCGTCACTGAGGACACTGTGCTGGGAGGGTACAAGGTACCCAAGAGAGGGACTGTTAACTTCATGGTGGCAGAGATTGGGAGAGATCCGGCCGTTTGGGATGACCCAATGGAGTTCAAGCCTGAGAGGTTCATCGGAGAAGAAGAACCCGTTGATATAACCGGAAGTCGGGGGATAAAGATGATGCCGTTTGGAGCGGGGAGGAGAATCTGTCCAGGGATTGGGCTGGCTATGCTGCACTTGGAGTACTATGTGGCCAATATGGTGAAGGAGTTTGAGTGGAAGGAAGTCAAAGGTTATGAAGTTGACttgaccgagaagctcgagttCACTGTCGTTATGAAGCATCCGCTTAAGGCTCGTGCTGTGCCCAGGAGAAGTTAA
- the LOC103853294 gene encoding tocopherol O-methyltransferase, chloroplastic isoform X2, with protein MKATLAPPSSLISLPRHKVSSLRSPSLLLQSQRRSSALMTTTASRGSVAVTAAATSSAEALREGIAEFYNETSGLWEEIWGDHMHHGFYDPDSSVQLSDSGHREAQIRMIEESLRFAGVTEEKKIKRVVDVGCGIGGSSRYIASKFGAECIGITLSPVQAKRANDLATAQSLSHKVSFQVADALDQPFEDGISDLVWSMESGEHMPDKAKFVKELVRVTAPGGRIIIVTWCHRNLSQGEESLQPWEQNLLDRICKTFYLPAWCSTTDYVELLQSLSLQDIKYADWSENVAPFWPAVIRTALTWKGLVSLLRSGMKSIKGALTMPLMIEGYKKGVIKFGIITCQKPL; from the exons ATGAAAGCGACACTCGCACCACCCTCCTCTCTCATAAGCCTCCCCAGGCACAAAGTATCTTCCCTCCGTTCACCGTCGCTTCTCCTTCAGTCCCAACGGCGATCCTCAGCCTTAATGACGACGACGGCATCACGTGGAAGCGTGGCTGTGACGGCTGCTGCTACCTCCTCCGCTGAGGCGCTGCGAGAAGGAATAGCGGAATTCTACAACGAGACGTCGGGATTATGGGAGGAGATTTGGGGAGATCATATGCATCACGGCTTCTACGATCCCGATTCCTCTGTTCAACTTTCAGATTCCGGTCACCGGGAAGCTCAGATCCGGATGATTGAAGAGTCTCTACGTTTCGCCGGCGTTACTG aggAGAAAAAGATAAAGAGAGTGGTGGATGTTGGGTGTGGGATCGGAGGAAGCTCAAGGTATATTGCCTCTAAATTTGGTGCCGAATGCATTGGCATCACACTCAGTCCCGTTCAAGCCAAGAGAGCAAATGATCTCGCCACCGCTCAATCACTCTCTCATAAG GTTTCCTTCCAAGTTGCAGATGCATTGGACCAACCATTTGAAGATGGTATATCCGATCTTGTTTGGTCAATGGAAAGCGGTGAGCATATGCCTGACAAGGCCAAG TTCGTGAAGGAATTGGTACGTGTGACGGCTCCAGGAGGAAGGATAATAATAGTGACATGGTGCCACAGAAATCTATCTCAAGGGGAAGAATCTTTGCAGCCATGGGAGCAGAACCTCTTGGACAGAATCTGCAAAACATTTTATCTCCCGGCCTGGTGCTCCACCACTGATTATGTCGAGTTGCTTCAATCCCTCTCGCTCCAG GATATTAAGTATGCAGATTGGTCAGAGAACGTAGCTCCTTTCTGGCCGGCGGTTATACGAACCGCATTAACGTGGAAGGGCCTTGTGTCTCTGCTTCGTAGTG GTATGAAGAGTATAAAAGGAGCATTGACAATGCCATTGATGATTGAAGGCTACAAGAAAGGTGTCATTAAGTTTGGCATCATCACTTGCCAGAAGCCTCTCTAA
- the LOC103853296 gene encoding protein DSS1 HOMOLOG ON CHROMOSOME V translates to MSVDFDNGAIKSVSLIREVRAPCLHERLSFQRRLKVTIFRSVRMAAEQKATTEEVKMDLFEDDDEFEEFEINQDWVENEEQVKEVGLQWEDDWDDDDVSDDFSHQLRKELETISADKK, encoded by the exons ATGTCGGTCGATTTCGACAATGGAGCAATAAAATCTGTTTCGCTGATAAGAGAAGTTAGGGCTCCTTGCTTGCACGAGAGATTATCCTTCCAACGTCGGTTAAAAGTAACAATTTTTCGATCTGTACGTATGGCGGCAGAGCAGAAGGCGACGACAGAAGAAGTAAAGATGGATCTGTTCGAGGACGATGATGAGTTCGAGGAGTTTGAAATCAACCAAG ATTGGGTGGAGAACGAGGAGCAAGTGAAGGAAGTTGGTCTGCAATGGGAAGATGACTGGGACGATGATGATGTCAGTGACGACTTCTCGCATCAGCTAAGGAAGGAACTTGAGACCATTTCTGCTGATAAGAAATGA
- the LOC103853299 gene encoding YTH domain-containing protein ECT3 isoform X2 yields MATTISPSDPADLLHNLSLDAETMVKVPDTGNKDVYGGTKTGKTNLLPNNVRAVTGLNQKKLAFNQKGSYGTYPTGYYTPPYQYPRYGYDMNYASGKTNISLQYPHLSTYQGRSGSYGQSFGYNMDSMYSMYGPYMSGYGYDSYGYGAYKQTPSWYKTMAYGFSGYGKENFAGLDELNRGPRAKGFKIGQESSQPETLKEQEIEKKTSEDVSLPDSKDYNKEDFSETYSNAKLFVIKSYSEDDIHKSIKYNVWSSTPNGNKKLDAAYNEAKEKSNGSCPVFLMFSVNTSGQFVGLAEMVGPVDFNQTVEYWQQDKWIGCFPVKWHIVKDIPNSSLRHITLENNENKPVTNSRDTQEVNLEQCMKVIKIFKEHASKTCILDDFVFYESREKIIKEGKKKQQQYKKKQALAAIDKKATPKDETKETSTAPQVASEISQNGVAEVASAC; encoded by the exons ATGGCTACTACCATTTCTCCTTCCGATC CTGCAGATTTGCTGCACAATCTCTCCCTTGATGCGGAAACCATGGTCAAAGTCCCTGACACTGGGAATAAG GATGTGTATGGCGGAACTAAGACTGGCAAGACTAATCTTTTACCCAACAATGTTAGAGCTGTGACTGGATTGAACCAAAAGAAACTTGCTTTCAATCAAAAGGGCTCCTATGGTACCTACCCTACTGGCTATTATACTCCACCCTATCAGTACCCGAGATACGGTTATGACATGAACTATGCTTCCGGAAAGACCAACATCTCTCTTCAGTATCCCCACCTG AGTACATATCAGGGACGATCAGGAAGCTATGGTCAGTCCTTCGGATACAACATGGACAGCATGTACTCAATGTATGGGCCTTACATGAGTGGCTATGGATATGATTCTTATGGTTACGGCGCTTACAAGCAAACTCCAAGTTGGTACAAGACAATGGCTTACGGGTTTTCTGGGTATGGCAAAGAGAACTTTGCTGGGTTAGACGAGCTGAATAGAGGGCCAAGAGCCAAGGGCTTCAAGATTGGCCAAGAAAGTTCCCAGCCAGAAACTCTGAAAGAGCAGGAAATCGAGAAGAAGACGAGTGAAGATGTTTCTCTTCCAGATTCCAAGGACTACAACAAGGAAGATTTCTCTGAAACCTACTCCAATGCGAAACTGTTTGTAATCAAATCATACAGTGAAGATGATATTCACAAAAGCATCAAATACAATGTGTGGTCCAGCACCCCCAATGGCAACAAGAAGCTTGATGCTGCATATAATGAGGCCAAAGAGAAGTCAAATGGGTCCTGTCCTGTTTTTCTAATGTTCTCT GTAAACACAAGTGGACAATTCGTTGGTTTAGCTGAGATGGTAGGACCAGTAGATTTTAACCAGACAGTGGAGTACTGGCAGCAGGACAAGTGGATTGGTTGCTTCCCTGTTAAGTGGCACATTGTCAAAGACATCCCAAATAGTTCCTTGAGGCATATAACTCTGGAGAACAATGAGAACAAGCCAGTTACAAATAGCCGAGACACACAGGAG GTAAACCTAGAGCAATGCATGAAAGTCATCAAGATTTTCAAGGAACATGCAAGCAAGACATGCATACTGGATGATTTTGTATTCTATGAGAGTCGTGAAAAGATAATCAAAGAAGGCAAAAAGAAGCAGCagcaatataaaaaaaag CAAGCTTTAGCTGCCATTGACAAAAAGGCCACTCCCAAAGACGAAACCAAAGAGACAAGTACAGCCCCACAAGTTGCCAGCGAGATATCACAAAACGGTGTTGCTGAAGTAGCTAGCGCTTGCTGA
- the LOC103853299 gene encoding YTH domain-containing protein ECT3 isoform X1 has protein sequence MATTISPSDQAADLLHNLSLDAETMVKVPDTGNKDVYGGTKTGKTNLLPNNVRAVTGLNQKKLAFNQKGSYGTYPTGYYTPPYQYPRYGYDMNYASGKTNISLQYPHLSTYQGRSGSYGQSFGYNMDSMYSMYGPYMSGYGYDSYGYGAYKQTPSWYKTMAYGFSGYGKENFAGLDELNRGPRAKGFKIGQESSQPETLKEQEIEKKTSEDVSLPDSKDYNKEDFSETYSNAKLFVIKSYSEDDIHKSIKYNVWSSTPNGNKKLDAAYNEAKEKSNGSCPVFLMFSVNTSGQFVGLAEMVGPVDFNQTVEYWQQDKWIGCFPVKWHIVKDIPNSSLRHITLENNENKPVTNSRDTQEVNLEQCMKVIKIFKEHASKTCILDDFVFYESREKIIKEGKKKQQQYKKKQALAAIDKKATPKDETKETSTAPQVASEISQNGVAEVASAC, from the exons ATGGCTACTACCATTTCTCCTTCCGATC AAGCTGCAGATTTGCTGCACAATCTCTCCCTTGATGCGGAAACCATGGTCAAAGTCCCTGACACTGGGAATAAG GATGTGTATGGCGGAACTAAGACTGGCAAGACTAATCTTTTACCCAACAATGTTAGAGCTGTGACTGGATTGAACCAAAAGAAACTTGCTTTCAATCAAAAGGGCTCCTATGGTACCTACCCTACTGGCTATTATACTCCACCCTATCAGTACCCGAGATACGGTTATGACATGAACTATGCTTCCGGAAAGACCAACATCTCTCTTCAGTATCCCCACCTG AGTACATATCAGGGACGATCAGGAAGCTATGGTCAGTCCTTCGGATACAACATGGACAGCATGTACTCAATGTATGGGCCTTACATGAGTGGCTATGGATATGATTCTTATGGTTACGGCGCTTACAAGCAAACTCCAAGTTGGTACAAGACAATGGCTTACGGGTTTTCTGGGTATGGCAAAGAGAACTTTGCTGGGTTAGACGAGCTGAATAGAGGGCCAAGAGCCAAGGGCTTCAAGATTGGCCAAGAAAGTTCCCAGCCAGAAACTCTGAAAGAGCAGGAAATCGAGAAGAAGACGAGTGAAGATGTTTCTCTTCCAGATTCCAAGGACTACAACAAGGAAGATTTCTCTGAAACCTACTCCAATGCGAAACTGTTTGTAATCAAATCATACAGTGAAGATGATATTCACAAAAGCATCAAATACAATGTGTGGTCCAGCACCCCCAATGGCAACAAGAAGCTTGATGCTGCATATAATGAGGCCAAAGAGAAGTCAAATGGGTCCTGTCCTGTTTTTCTAATGTTCTCT GTAAACACAAGTGGACAATTCGTTGGTTTAGCTGAGATGGTAGGACCAGTAGATTTTAACCAGACAGTGGAGTACTGGCAGCAGGACAAGTGGATTGGTTGCTTCCCTGTTAAGTGGCACATTGTCAAAGACATCCCAAATAGTTCCTTGAGGCATATAACTCTGGAGAACAATGAGAACAAGCCAGTTACAAATAGCCGAGACACACAGGAG GTAAACCTAGAGCAATGCATGAAAGTCATCAAGATTTTCAAGGAACATGCAAGCAAGACATGCATACTGGATGATTTTGTATTCTATGAGAGTCGTGAAAAGATAATCAAAGAAGGCAAAAAGAAGCAGCagcaatataaaaaaaag CAAGCTTTAGCTGCCATTGACAAAAAGGCCACTCCCAAAGACGAAACCAAAGAGACAAGTACAGCCCCACAAGTTGCCAGCGAGATATCACAAAACGGTGTTGCTGAAGTAGCTAGCGCTTGCTGA
- the LOC103853302 gene encoding protein RALF-like 14, with protein MNPLKFLLIVVAILVALCPAIVQSRQIKCDQLGENCIEDGEETMKMRLGLDVSRRILQATRYINYDALKHDVPAKQHGQEDRADNTYRRGCTLATECYRLTN; from the coding sequence ATGAACCCTTTGAAGTTCTTGTTAATCGTTGTGGCCATCTTGGTGGCCTTATGTCCAGCAATAGTCCAATCTCGACAAATAAAATGTGACCAGTTGGGTGAGAATTGCATCGAGGATGGAGAAGAGACCATGAAAATGAGATTAGGTTTGGATGTGAGCCGTAGGATTCTCCAAGCCACACGATATATAAATTACGATGCATTGAAGCACGACGTACCAGCTAAACAACATGGTCAAGAGGACCGAGCGGATAACACATATCGTCGAGGTTGTACTCTCGCTACAGAATGTTATCGGCTTACGAATTAA